The Streptomyces uncialis genomic interval GTGAGGAACAGCGCGGCGATCGACGCGGCGTTCTGGAGCGCGGAACGCGTCACCTTCGCCGGGTCGAGGATGCCCTCGGCGATCATGTCCACGTACTCACCGGTCGCGGCGTTGAGACCGTGACCCGGCGTGAGGTTGCGGACCTTCTCCACCACGACGCCACCCTCAAGGCCGGCGTTGACGGCGATCTGCTTGAGCGGGGCCTCCAGCGCCAGCTTGACGGCGGCGGCACCCGTGGCCTCGTCGCCCTCCAGCTCCAGCTTGTCGAAGACGGCGGCAGCCTGGAGCAGCGCGACGCCACCACCGGCGACGATGCCCTCCTCGACGGCGGCCTTCGCGTTGCGCACCGCGTCCTCGATGCGGTGCTTGCGCTCCTTGAGCTCCACCTCGGTCGCGGCACCGGCCTTGATGACGGCCACGCCGCCCGCGAGCTTCGCCAGGCGCTCCTGGAGCTTCTCGCGGTCGTAGTCCGAGTCGGAGTTCTCGATCTCGGCACGGATCTGGTTGACCCGGCCGGCGACCTGGTCGGCGGAGCCCGAGCCGTCGACGATCGTGGTCTCGTCCTTGGTGATGACGACCTTGCGGGCGCGGCCCAGGAGGTCCACGGTCGCGTTCTCGAGCTTGAGACCGACCTCCTCGGAGATGACCTCGCCACCCGTCAGGATGGAGATGTCACCGAGCATCGCCTTGCGGCGGTCGCCGAAGCCCGGAGCCTTGACGGCGACGGACTTGAAGGTGCCACGGATCTTGTTGACGACCAGGGTCGACAGGGCCTCGCCCTCGACGTCCTCGGCGATGATCAGCAGCGGCTTGCCCGACTGCATGACCTTCTCCAGGAGCGGCAGCAGGTCCTTGACGTTGCTGATCTTGGAGTTGGCGATCAGGATGTACGGGTCGTCGAGGACGGCCTCCATACGCTCCATGTCGGTGGCGAAGTACGCCGAGATGTAGCCCTTGTCGAAGCGCATGCCCTCGGTGAGTTCCAGCTCCAGACCGAAGGTCTGGGACTCCTCGACGGTGATGACGCCTTCCTTGCCGACCTTGTCCATGGCCTCGGCGATGAGGTCACCGATCTGGGTGTCGGCGGCGGAGATGGAGGCGGTGGAGGCGATCTGCTCCTTCGTCTCCACGTCCTTCGCCTGCTCCAGCAGCGCGGCGGAGACGGCCTCGACGGCCTTCTCGATGCCACGCTTCAGGGCCATCGGGTTGGCACCCGCGGCGACATTGCGAAGACCCTCGCGGACCAGCGCCTGGGCGAGGACGGTCGCGGTCGTCGTGCCGTCACCGGCGACGTCGTCCGTCTTCTTCGCGACCTCCTTGACCAGCTCGGCCCCGATCTTCTCGTACGGGTCTTCGAGCTCGATCTCCTTGGCGATGGAGACACCATCGTTGGTGATCGTGGGGGCGCCCCACTTCTTCTCAAGGACGACGTTGCGGCCCTTGGGGCCGAGGGTGACCTTGACGGCGTCGGCGAGCTGGTTCATACCGCGCTCAAGGCCGCGCCGCGCCTCCTCGTCGAACGCGATGATCTTGGCCATGTGAAGTGGTCCTCCCGGACTGAAGGGGGTCCTACCCGCGCCCTTACGGCGTGGGAGCGGATGGTTCGGACCGCGCTGGCGCCCGCGACGGACGGCCTGCGGGGCCGTGCGGTTCCTTGCCCCGCCCGGTCCGCGGGCCTCACCGACCCGGTCCTTCGTAAGCACTCTCACTCGGAGAGTGCTAACGCCAATGATTAGCACTCGACCGGTGCGAGTGCAAGCGGCTCAGCCCCTTCCAGGGCGTCCGACTTCCCGTTCGGTAGCGCGGTCGAGGGGGGTCTGTACGGGTTTTCGACCCCCCTGCGCGCGGGCGCGCGACCCCCGCGGGAAGCGGTACCGGACCGGAGCCGACCGGAACGGACCGGAGCCGGCCGCGCGGGGCCGGGGCGACAGAGAGTGAAGGGGCCCGCCCCCTCATCGGGTGCGGACCCCTTCACCAGGTCGCTTGCCGTCCGTCGACGCGCGCCTCAGACAGCCAAGCGGACCATGTCCGCCTGCGGCCCTTTCTGACCTTGCGAGATCTCGAACTCGACCCGCTGGCCCTCTTCCAGGGTGCGGTACCCGTCCATCTGGATGGCGCTGTAGTGGACGAAAACATCCGCACCACCGTCGACCGCGATGAAGCCGTAGCCCTTCTCCGCGTTGAACCACTTGACGGTGCCCTGAGCCATGCCTAACTCCCCTATTACTGGCCCTTGCACAGGACCGCACTTCGCGGGCCCGGGTCAGACCTCCACCCCTCATCGGCTGGGGGTGTGCGCCGGAACGCGTCGACCGCCGCTGAATGTATCTGTCCAACTGCCGTCTGCAACAGGTCAATCGGACGAGAAATCCGGGCACGACCGATCGGAGATTTCCGGCGAATTGACTTGAATTCAGGGCAAGTCGGGCCCGGCAAATGCCGCGAAAGGAATACTTCGGCAAAGCTCTTTGGCTACTTCTTATCGGCGCGCGGCCAAATAACTCATCTGAGTTCGGCACGGGCGGCGCGGCCTTTTCCCCAACTCTATCGCGTTCAACCCTGGAGAATTGACCAGAGAATCGCCCCCTCCGCGTCTTTCGCGGAGGGGGCGCGGACGGTGACACACCGTGAGCGGTCACCAGGAGTACGGGCGGGGCTCAGCCGCCGGCGACCGCCGGGATGATCGACACACCCGCGCCGTCGGGCGTGGCGGTCGAGAGACCCTGCTCGAAACGGACGTCGTCGTCGTTGACGTAGACGTTCACGAAGCGGCGCAGATTGCCCTGGTCGTCCAGGACGCGCGCGGCGATTCCGTGGTGGTTCTTCTCCAGGTCGGCGATGACCTCACCGAGGGTCGCGCCCTCGGCGGGCACCTCGGCCTTGCCGCCGGTGTAGGTGCGCAGAATGGTCGGGATACGGACGTTGACGCTCATGTGGCGGCCTTTCCGGGTCGGTTACCGGCGGTGCGGGTGCCCCGGCCCACCGGGCGCCCCCGTCCCCCGCCACCGCCCGGACGGAACCGGGACGCGACCGGGTCGGGGCAGGCGGATCGGGGCAGGGCGGTGCGGGGCGGTGCGGGGCAGGACAGGCAGGGCGGTGCGGGACGGGGCGGGAACGGGACCGGGGGGCCGGGGCGGGCGGGGACAAGGAAGGCGGCGTCCCGGTCCCACCCCGGTCACGTACCGGTCAGTCGGTGGCGAGGCCCGCCGCGCGGAACGCCTCCAGGCTGGCCGGGATGGTCGCGGTGGGGCCGGTCGTCGGCTCCACCGCGTCCAGGGTCTTGAGCCCGTCGCCCGTGTTCAGCACCACCGTGGTCAGCGTCGGGTCCAGCAGCCCCGCCTCGATGAGCTTGCGGGTGACACCGACCGTGACCCCGCCCGCGGTCTCCGCGAAGATGCCCTCGGTCCGGGCCAGCAGCTTGATCGCCTCGACGACCGTCGCGTCGTCCACGTCCTCGACCGCGCCGCCGGTCCGGCGGGCGATGTCGAGCACGTACGGGCCGTCCGCCGGGTTGCCGATGGCCAGCGACTTGGCGATGGTGTCCGGCTTCTGCGGACGCACCACGTCATGCCCGGCCTTGAACGCGGCGGAGACCGGCGAGCAGCCCTCGGCCTGCGCGCCGAAGATCCGGTACGGCTTGTCGGCGACGAGGCCGAGCTTGATCAGCTCCTGGAGTCCCTTGTCGATCTTCGTGAGCTGGGAGCCGGAGGCGATCGGGATCACCAGCTGGTCCGGGATCTCCCAGCCGAGCTGCTCGCAGATCTCGTACGCCAGCGTCTTGGAGCCCTCGCCGTAGTACGGGCGGAGATTGACGTTGACGAAGCCCCAGCCCTCACCGAGCGGGTCACCGATCAGCTCGGAGCAGAAACGGTTCACGTCGTCGTACGTGCCCTCGATGCCGACGACGTCGCCGCCGTAGACGGCGGCCATGACGACCTTGCCCTGCTCCAGGTCGTGCGGGATGAAGACACAGGACCGGAAACCGGCCCGGGCGG includes:
- the groL gene encoding chaperonin GroEL (60 kDa chaperone family; promotes refolding of misfolded polypeptides especially under stressful conditions; forms two stacked rings of heptamers to form a barrel-shaped 14mer; ends can be capped by GroES; misfolded proteins enter the barrel where they are refolded when GroES binds), producing the protein MAKIIAFDEEARRGLERGMNQLADAVKVTLGPKGRNVVLEKKWGAPTITNDGVSIAKEIELEDPYEKIGAELVKEVAKKTDDVAGDGTTTATVLAQALVREGLRNVAAGANPMALKRGIEKAVEAVSAALLEQAKDVETKEQIASTASISAADTQIGDLIAEAMDKVGKEGVITVEESQTFGLELELTEGMRFDKGYISAYFATDMERMEAVLDDPYILIANSKISNVKDLLPLLEKVMQSGKPLLIIAEDVEGEALSTLVVNKIRGTFKSVAVKAPGFGDRRKAMLGDISILTGGEVISEEVGLKLENATVDLLGRARKVVITKDETTIVDGSGSADQVAGRVNQIRAEIENSDSDYDREKLQERLAKLAGGVAVIKAGAATEVELKERKHRIEDAVRNAKAAVEEGIVAGGGVALLQAAAVFDKLELEGDEATGAAAVKLALEAPLKQIAVNAGLEGGVVVEKVRNLTPGHGLNAATGEYVDMIAEGILDPAKVTRSALQNAASIAALFLTTEAVIADKPEKASAAAPGGMPGGDMDF
- a CDS encoding cold-shock protein, which produces MAQGTVKWFNAEKGYGFIAVDGGADVFVHYSAIQMDGYRTLEEGQRVEFEISQGQKGPQADMVRLAV
- a CDS encoding MoaD/ThiS family protein, producing the protein MSVNVRIPTILRTYTGGKAEVPAEGATLGEVIADLEKNHHGIAARVLDDQGNLRRFVNVYVNDDDVRFEQGLSTATPDGAGVSIIPAVAGG
- the thrC gene encoding threonine synthase, with product MAVQTVAPSTDAPAVDLGPAAALSCRECGERFALGPIFACELCFGPLEVAYDLPVGDPEGLRKKIESGPENIWRYAPLLPVPADVASKPNLNPGWTKLVKADNLARELGVTGGLYIKDDSGNPTHSFKDRVVAQALEAARAFGFTTLSCSSTGNLAGAVGAAAARAGFRSCVFIPHDLEQGKVVMAAVYGGDVVGIEGTYDDVNRFCSELIGDPLGEGWGFVNVNLRPYYGEGSKTLAYEICEQLGWEIPDQLVIPIASGSQLTKIDKGLQELIKLGLVADKPYRIFGAQAEGCSPVSAAFKAGHDVVRPQKPDTIAKSLAIGNPADGPYVLDIARRTGGAVEDVDDATVVEAIKLLARTEGIFAETAGGVTVGVTRKLIEAGLLDPTLTTVVLNTGDGLKTLDAVEPTTGPTATIPASLEAFRAAGLATD